One genomic region from Chondrinema litorale encodes:
- a CDS encoding cystathionine gamma-synthase family protein yields the protein MDKLQKGTISVWGGETERFPGGTTTPPIINSVTYAYDDLDEWYDVAIGKQSGHIYSRNTNPTVAVLEEKIKALEGAEAATSFATGMGAISNTLFAFLQAGKRVVSLKDTYGGTSKIFLDFLPAYNIDVKLCDTTNHEEIEAEIEKGCDLLYLETPTNPTLKVVDIKRLATAAKKIGAVVVVDNTFATPINQNPLSLGADLVLHSATKFLCGHSDAMGGVLAGKAELVKKVFQFREINGASLQAEPAYLIARGMKTLELRIERQNKSAMQIARFLAEQDKVEVVYYPGLETHPGYEIAKSQMSGFGGMMSFSLKGGYENVKVFLQNLKLVHLAASLGSVSTLAGPPRTTSHVELTEEQRRLLGIPEGLIRYSVGIENVEDLIVDIKQALANI from the coding sequence ATGGATAAATTACAAAAAGGGACTATATCAGTTTGGGGAGGAGAGACAGAAAGATTTCCCGGGGGAACTACCACACCACCGATTATCAATAGTGTAACTTACGCTTACGACGATTTAGACGAATGGTACGATGTAGCTATCGGCAAGCAAAGCGGACATATTTACAGTAGAAACACAAACCCAACGGTAGCAGTTTTAGAAGAGAAAATTAAAGCGTTAGAAGGAGCAGAAGCAGCCACTTCTTTTGCCACGGGCATGGGAGCGATTAGTAATACATTGTTTGCCTTTTTGCAAGCTGGCAAAAGAGTCGTTTCCCTCAAAGATACCTATGGTGGAACTAGCAAAATTTTCCTCGATTTTTTGCCGGCTTATAATATAGATGTAAAACTATGCGACACCACAAACCACGAAGAAATCGAAGCTGAAATAGAAAAAGGTTGTGATTTATTATATCTAGAAACACCAACCAATCCGACCTTAAAAGTAGTGGATATAAAAAGACTAGCCACTGCTGCAAAGAAGATAGGCGCTGTGGTAGTGGTCGATAATACCTTTGCTACACCCATCAACCAAAACCCACTTTCACTTGGAGCTGATCTGGTTTTACACAGTGCTACAAAATTCTTATGTGGGCATTCCGATGCGATGGGTGGCGTGCTGGCAGGCAAAGCAGAATTGGTAAAAAAGGTATTTCAGTTTAGAGAAATTAATGGAGCTAGTTTACAAGCCGAACCCGCTTACCTTATTGCTCGCGGAATGAAAACCCTCGAACTCCGCATCGAGAGGCAAAACAAATCGGCTATGCAAATCGCGCGCTTTTTGGCAGAGCAAGACAAAGTAGAAGTGGTGTATTATCCGGGTTTAGAAACACATCCCGGTTACGAGATTGCCAAATCTCAAATGTCTGGCTTTGGTGGTATGATGAGCTTCTCACTAAAAGGTGGCTACGAGAATGTAAAAGTCTTTTTGCAGAACTTGAAACTAGTGCATTTAGCTGCTAGCTTAGGTTCAGTAAGTACATTGGCTGGCCCTCCAAGAACTACAAGCCATGTAGAGTTGACCGAAGAACAGCGAAGGTTGTTGGGCATACCAGAGGGGTTAATCCGATACTCAGTCGGAATAGAAAATGTAGAA
- a CDS encoding GNAT family N-acetyltransferase, with protein MNIEFTSMQPTDWQTVATIYKQGIDTGQATFQQEIPEWESWDKGHLQICRILAKSGGEIAGWAALSPISSRAVYRGVTEVSVYISPDFRGKKIGKKLLAKLIEDSEANGIWTLQASIFPENKASLKIHQDLGFRQVGYREKIGAMNGIWRDTILLERRSQLTGK; from the coding sequence ATGAATATCGAATTTACTTCCATGCAACCTACAGACTGGCAAACTGTAGCAACTATTTACAAACAAGGTATAGATACCGGACAAGCCACCTTTCAGCAAGAGATACCCGAGTGGGAAAGTTGGGACAAAGGCCACTTACAGATATGCAGAATTCTGGCAAAATCGGGAGGTGAAATTGCTGGATGGGCAGCTTTATCACCTATTTCTTCAAGAGCAGTTTATAGAGGTGTAACGGAAGTAAGTGTTTACATTTCGCCAGATTTTAGAGGAAAGAAAATTGGCAAAAAACTATTAGCCAAACTCATAGAAGATAGCGAAGCTAATGGAATATGGACATTACAGGCATCCATTTTCCCAGAAAACAAAGCCAGCTTAAAAATCCATCAAGACTTAGGCTTTAGGCAAGTAGGTTACCGTGAAAAAATCGGTGCTATGAATGGCATTTGGCGAGATACAATACTACTAGAAAGAAGGAGCCAATTAACTGGAAAGTAA
- a CDS encoding sialidase family protein, whose protein sequence is MTTCVPAPKQPEALKEFYEGIIFPLQKDHVHGPTVVELPNGDVLAGWFQGSGERWADDVRIMGARLHKGDTTWSEPFVLADKPGFPDINPMMFMDTQERLWLMWYPVLSNLWESSLPMYRISKDYNGEEAPVWDWQDVLLVKPGDPTERGIQPDDRFVAGVHKQLEEYEAYFKKENLPQYPEEKKKEYLAHWEAYKAKVDSLAKGENMIQKGKIKKADGETEEAMLGYPLSRRIGWQTKNKPLIIGERLIVPLYSDGMDVSIFAISDDWGANWQFSSPVLGDAGIQATLAVKKDSTLVAYFRDNGAPPKRIQVSESKDKGLTWSIPIDTELPNSGAGFDMLTLQSGEWLILYNDSEEHRHNVAVAISDDDGETWKWKKYLENDTREENATKSHYPAVIQGENGMIHVIYSHHYNDKDDGPNKTVKYLTFPVDWVKSE, encoded by the coding sequence ATGACTACTTGTGTCCCTGCACCTAAGCAACCAGAAGCATTAAAAGAATTTTACGAAGGCATTATTTTCCCTTTGCAAAAAGACCATGTACATGGACCAACAGTAGTTGAGTTACCCAATGGCGATGTGCTTGCTGGTTGGTTTCAAGGTTCTGGTGAGCGATGGGCAGACGATGTAAGGATTATGGGCGCAAGACTACACAAAGGCGATACTACTTGGTCTGAACCTTTTGTATTGGCAGATAAACCCGGTTTTCCAGACATTAACCCAATGATGTTTATGGATACACAAGAACGACTTTGGTTAATGTGGTATCCTGTTCTGAGTAATTTGTGGGAAAGTTCTTTGCCGATGTATAGAATTAGCAAAGATTATAATGGTGAAGAAGCACCTGTTTGGGATTGGCAAGATGTACTTTTAGTAAAACCCGGAGACCCAACAGAAAGAGGCATTCAACCGGATGATCGTTTTGTAGCAGGAGTTCACAAACAATTAGAAGAGTACGAAGCTTACTTTAAGAAAGAAAACCTCCCGCAATATCCCGAGGAGAAAAAGAAAGAATACTTGGCTCATTGGGAAGCTTATAAGGCTAAAGTAGATAGTTTAGCCAAAGGTGAAAACATGATTCAAAAGGGTAAGATCAAAAAAGCTGATGGTGAAACCGAAGAAGCCATGTTGGGTTATCCGCTGTCGCGTAGAATTGGTTGGCAAACCAAAAACAAACCATTAATTATAGGCGAAAGGTTAATTGTGCCGCTTTATTCAGATGGTATGGATGTTTCCATTTTTGCCATTTCTGATGATTGGGGAGCAAACTGGCAGTTTAGTAGCCCAGTTTTAGGTGATGCAGGTATACAGGCAACTTTGGCAGTAAAAAAAGACAGCACTTTAGTCGCTTATTTTAGAGATAATGGTGCTCCACCAAAAAGAATTCAAGTGAGTGAGTCTAAAGATAAGGGATTAACTTGGTCGATTCCTATTGATACAGAGCTGCCAAATTCAGGAGCTGGTTTCGATATGCTTACTTTGCAGTCGGGAGAGTGGTTAATTTTATATAATGATTCCGAAGAGCATAGACACAATGTGGCGGTTGCCATCTCAGATGATGATGGGGAAACTTGGAAGTGGAAAAAATATCTAGAGAACGATACCCGAGAAGAAAATGCGACCAAAAGCCATTACCCGGCAGTGATACAGGGAGAGAACGGGATGATACATGTAATCTATAGCCATCATTATAATGACAAAGATGACGGCCCAAACAAAACCGTAAAATACCTCACCTTTCCGGTAGACTGGGTGAAGTCAGAATAA
- a CDS encoding glycerophosphodiester phosphodiesterase family protein yields MIKNICLILAGFLFLLTEVQAQSKVDELRKILLDADGRVMVASHRAAHNKYPENSLAAIQEAIDLGIDIIEIDVKITKDSVPILMHDRTIDRTTTGKGDPETLTFEEIQQFFLVENGKPTKHKIPTLEEALNLAHGKILVDLDMKTDWLENVIKVVHKTNATKEVFFFDSDYEVLKRLQAADKNFMLMPRTHSLEEVDSAIALFSPEIIHIDYSFYTKEVADRISKAGARIWINALGQPDRALREGHITPTLNSLTLYGADVIQTDEPALIQKSIPINPIRKPKHTGVYVVAHRGAHQNIPENTLAAYQKAIDLGADFVEVDIRTSKDGELVSIHNKEVDTYILKGKTGLVADKTLKELQKLDIGSRVDKKWKSERIPTFEEILKLCKGKIGIYLDVKDADVEKMLALIEKYEMQNDIFWYASVDKLKEVQAACPDCLVMPDPDIAKNLNKVFEAFKPSIIAANWEGFSEEGYEQKAHKNSAIIIVDDNGSETWQKALDLGCNGIQTDDPEGLINFLNSIEQNSN; encoded by the coding sequence ATGATTAAAAATATATGCCTTATTCTTGCCGGATTTCTGTTTTTACTAACAGAGGTTCAGGCACAGAGTAAAGTTGATGAGCTAAGAAAAATTTTGCTCGATGCTGATGGCAGAGTAATGGTTGCATCGCATAGAGCTGCCCATAATAAATATCCAGAAAACTCTCTAGCTGCCATTCAAGAGGCGATTGACCTTGGTATAGACATCATCGAAATTGATGTAAAAATAACCAAAGATAGTGTGCCTATATTGATGCACGACAGAACGATAGACAGAACAACTACAGGCAAGGGCGATCCAGAAACTTTAACTTTTGAAGAGATACAGCAATTTTTTCTTGTTGAAAACGGGAAACCTACTAAACACAAAATACCCACTTTAGAAGAAGCACTTAATTTGGCTCACGGAAAAATTCTAGTCGATCTGGATATGAAAACAGATTGGCTAGAAAACGTGATTAAAGTGGTTCATAAAACCAATGCAACCAAAGAAGTTTTCTTTTTTGATAGCGATTACGAAGTACTCAAAAGGTTACAGGCAGCCGACAAGAATTTTATGTTAATGCCTAGAACACATTCACTAGAAGAAGTGGATTCTGCCATTGCCTTGTTTTCACCTGAGATCATCCATATCGACTATTCTTTTTACACCAAAGAAGTCGCTGATAGAATTAGCAAAGCCGGAGCTCGAATTTGGATAAATGCACTTGGTCAACCAGATAGAGCTTTAAGAGAAGGGCATATTACTCCAACACTTAACAGCTTGACTTTATACGGTGCAGATGTAATCCAGACAGATGAGCCAGCATTAATTCAAAAGAGTATTCCTATAAATCCAATAAGAAAACCTAAACATACTGGTGTGTATGTGGTAGCACATCGCGGAGCACATCAAAATATTCCTGAAAACACCTTGGCTGCTTACCAAAAAGCCATTGATTTAGGCGCCGATTTTGTCGAAGTAGATATTAGAACAAGCAAAGATGGAGAGCTAGTTAGTATCCATAATAAAGAAGTGGATACATATATATTGAAAGGCAAAACAGGTTTAGTGGCAGACAAAACCCTAAAGGAATTACAAAAACTAGATATTGGCAGCAGGGTAGATAAAAAGTGGAAGAGCGAACGCATTCCAACTTTCGAAGAGATATTAAAATTGTGTAAAGGCAAAATCGGAATCTATCTGGATGTAAAAGATGCCGATGTAGAAAAGATGCTTGCTCTAATAGAAAAGTATGAGATGCAAAATGACATATTTTGGTATGCCAGTGTAGACAAATTGAAAGAGGTGCAAGCAGCTTGCCCAGATTGTTTGGTAATGCCAGACCCAGACATTGCTAAAAACTTGAATAAAGTTTTTGAGGCTTTTAAACCATCAATTATTGCCGCAAATTGGGAAGGTTTTTCAGAAGAAGGTTATGAGCAGAAAGCACATAAAAATAGTGCAATTATTATTGTAGACGACAATGGGAGTGAGACTTGGCAAAAAGCACTAGATTTAGGTTGCAATGGAATTCAAACAGATGATCCGGAAGGATTAATTAATTTTTTAAATTCAATAGAACAAAACAGTAACTAG
- a CDS encoding purple acid phosphatase family protein: MYLKAYNHLLFLLALLVSCNVSDHHHQDDHNHEHTNKYNDYYDGVVDKILFPSKTPDRVILNLTENPVESVAVNWRTDTTVTAGVVEFTLADPGSKFRENVKSIKAETTLLVSQHEKEPEISANYHAAIIDGLKAGEKYVYRVGSEGAWSEWYQYQMPDPENKPLSFVYFGDAQNEVKSMWSRVIREAYKTIPEVDFMLHAGDLINRHDRDIEWGEWFYAGGFLHAMVPSIMTPGNHEYRNVVLSPQWKPQFNLPSNGPEGLEETCYFIDYPNVRIISLDAEQIDESVKFRNAQKKWLDELLAKDAKKWTVLTFHYPVYSTKPNRDNEKLRKEFKPIFDKYKVDIVLQGHDHAYGRGMVNNVPTGSKVRENESGTMYVVSVSGPKMYDVSDDPWMERRAANTQLFQVISIEDNTLTYKAFSADGQLYDAFDLKKSDGKPNKLVNKIPDVKERLGE; this comes from the coding sequence ATGTATTTAAAAGCTTACAATCACCTTCTCTTTTTATTAGCATTATTAGTTTCTTGTAATGTGAGTGATCACCATCACCAAGATGATCATAACCATGAACACACCAATAAATACAATGATTACTACGATGGAGTAGTAGACAAAATCCTTTTTCCCTCAAAAACACCAGACAGAGTAATTCTAAACTTAACAGAAAATCCAGTTGAATCTGTGGCTGTAAACTGGAGAACAGATACTACTGTAACTGCTGGAGTGGTAGAATTTACCTTAGCCGATCCGGGCTCAAAGTTTAGAGAAAATGTAAAAAGCATTAAAGCAGAAACTACATTGCTAGTTTCCCAACACGAAAAAGAACCAGAGATTTCGGCTAACTATCACGCTGCAATTATAGATGGTTTAAAAGCTGGCGAAAAATATGTTTACAGAGTTGGTAGCGAAGGAGCTTGGAGTGAGTGGTACCAATACCAGATGCCAGACCCTGAAAACAAACCACTTTCATTTGTGTATTTCGGCGATGCGCAAAACGAGGTAAAATCAATGTGGTCGAGAGTAATTAGAGAGGCATACAAAACTATTCCTGAAGTAGATTTTATGTTGCATGCCGGAGACCTAATTAACCGCCACGATAGAGATATTGAATGGGGAGAATGGTTTTATGCAGGAGGGTTTTTGCATGCCATGGTACCAAGTATCATGACTCCCGGTAACCACGAGTATAGAAACGTTGTACTTTCTCCGCAATGGAAACCACAATTTAATCTGCCATCTAACGGGCCAGAAGGTTTAGAAGAAACTTGTTACTTTATAGATTATCCTAATGTGAGAATAATCTCATTAGATGCAGAGCAAATTGATGAATCTGTTAAATTCAGAAATGCACAAAAGAAATGGTTAGATGAGTTGCTAGCTAAAGATGCAAAGAAATGGACCGTACTTACTTTTCACTATCCGGTATATTCTACCAAACCAAACAGAGATAATGAAAAGCTAAGAAAAGAATTCAAGCCAATTTTTGATAAATACAAAGTAGACATCGTATTACAAGGTCACGATCATGCATATGGTAGAGGAATGGTAAACAATGTACCTACAGGTTCAAAAGTAAGAGAAAATGAATCTGGAACTATGTATGTGGTTTCTGTAAGTGGCCCTAAAATGTATGATGTTTCTGATGATCCGTGGATGGAGAGAAGAGCAGCAAACACCCAGTTATTCCAAGTAATTTCAATCGAAGATAACACACTTACCTATAAAGCTTTTTCTGCTGATGGACAGCTTTATGATGCTTTCGACTTAAAGAAGTCTGATGGTAAGCCAAACAAATTGGTAAATAAAATTCCTGATGTTAAAGAAAGATTAGGAGAATGA
- a CDS encoding SusD/RagB family nutrient-binding outer membrane lipoprotein, whose product MNIFKKKQILFLFCLLFSVFACEDLDELVENPNGIDPENSNLNLILSTVLTETGMTVVDLGYGDIAGVMQHTQKDAWFSGHNDYDWSDQSWADYYSILVDNEKVYEKSVEQGLEFQQGVTMVMKAYLFGTIADLWGDAPFTYAIQGDLGGSEYLTPAYDSQSEIYHGIIEYLQSANTLLSKDAEEYDEIYEEGDVFYEGDPAKWRKLANSLMLRYYMRLSEKEPTFAQSGIEAIMADQNTYPVITESGDDALMDFLSDKSENSWPGNSELTDVSGSEYRRKKMCATLVDKMQELTDPRLELWAQKVEIPLVVDETLSAGTDTIIDNVRYLATDAIGEESIDTDPEYVGLPPSVSALPSSYNLNPTPGQLSYNPHVSYLNERYTQASGDFLQSRLLTASEVNFILAEAAQRGWSVAGDAQSYYEAAVLASFEYWGVDDQYSDYILGEAAFDGTLAQIIEQKWISNWAAASESWFDYRRTGYPELVAGPAADRSVLPVRFYYMTDELLINSTNANEAVDALEETSYTQADGKNSAWAKFWLLQGTTKPW is encoded by the coding sequence ATGAATATATTTAAAAAGAAACAGATACTATTTTTATTCTGCCTGCTATTCTCGGTTTTTGCTTGTGAAGACTTGGACGAACTAGTAGAAAACCCGAATGGTATAGACCCAGAAAACTCTAACCTTAACTTAATACTTTCTACAGTATTAACAGAAACAGGTATGACTGTGGTTGATCTTGGTTATGGTGATATTGCCGGTGTAATGCAACATACACAAAAAGATGCTTGGTTTTCTGGCCACAACGATTACGATTGGTCAGACCAAAGCTGGGCTGATTATTACTCAATACTTGTAGATAATGAGAAGGTATACGAAAAATCAGTTGAGCAAGGCTTAGAATTTCAGCAAGGTGTTACTATGGTAATGAAAGCTTACTTATTCGGTACAATTGCAGATTTATGGGGTGATGCACCTTTTACTTATGCAATTCAAGGTGATTTGGGTGGTAGTGAATACTTAACTCCTGCTTACGATTCACAATCAGAAATCTATCATGGTATTATCGAATATCTTCAATCAGCAAACACATTGCTTTCTAAAGATGCAGAAGAATACGATGAGATTTACGAAGAAGGTGATGTATTCTATGAAGGTGATCCTGCAAAATGGAGAAAATTGGCAAACTCTCTTATGTTGAGATACTACATGAGACTTTCAGAAAAAGAACCAACTTTTGCTCAAAGTGGAATAGAAGCAATTATGGCAGACCAAAACACTTATCCTGTAATTACAGAAAGTGGAGACGATGCCTTAATGGATTTCTTATCTGATAAAAGTGAAAACTCTTGGCCTGGTAACTCAGAATTAACTGATGTAAGTGGTAGTGAATATAGAAGGAAAAAAATGTGCGCTACTTTGGTAGATAAAATGCAAGAGCTTACAGACCCTCGTTTAGAGCTTTGGGCACAAAAAGTAGAAATTCCATTAGTAGTAGACGAAACTTTATCTGCTGGTACAGATACTATTATTGATAATGTAAGATACCTTGCTACAGATGCAATTGGCGAAGAATCAATTGATACTGATCCTGAATATGTAGGTCTTCCTCCTTCAGTTTCAGCTTTACCTTCTTCTTATAACTTAAACCCAACTCCGGGTCAGTTATCTTACAACCCTCATGTATCTTACTTAAACGAGAGATACACACAAGCTTCTGGTGATTTCTTACAATCAAGGTTATTAACTGCTTCTGAAGTAAACTTTATCTTAGCTGAGGCAGCACAAAGAGGTTGGTCAGTAGCTGGTGATGCGCAGTCTTATTACGAAGCTGCAGTTTTAGCATCATTTGAGTATTGGGGAGTAGACGATCAGTATTCAGATTATATCTTAGGCGAAGCTGCTTTTGATGGAACATTGGCTCAAATTATCGAGCAAAAATGGATTTCAAACTGGGCTGCTGCTTCAGAATCTTGGTTCGATTACAGAAGAACAGGTTATCCAGAACTAGTAGCAGGTCCTGCCGCAGACCGTTCTGTATTGCCAGTAAGATTCTATTATATGACTGATGAATTACTGATTAATTCAACTAATGCAAACGAAGCTGTTGATGCGCTAGAGGAAACTTCTTACACTCAAGCAGATGGTAAAAACAGTGCTTGGGCTAAGTTCTGGTTATTACAAGGAACAACCAAACCTTGGTAA